From Daucus carota subsp. sativus chromosome 6, DH1 v3.0, whole genome shotgun sequence, the proteins below share one genomic window:
- the LOC108225287 gene encoding uncharacterized protein LOC108225287 has product MGNKKKAASQLIRLVSSAGTGFFYVKKKNPKNPVKLEFRKYDPRVNRHVLFTEAKMK; this is encoded by the coding sequence ATGGGTAACAAAAAGAAGGCTGCTTCACAGTTAATTAGGCTTGTTTCATCTGCTGGAACTGGTTTCTTTTATGTGAAGAAGAAGAATCCAAAAAATCCGGTAAAGCTTGAGTTCCGGAAGTATGATCCACGTGTGAATCGCCATGTCTTGTTCACGGAGGCGAAGATGAAGTGA
- the LOC108226484 gene encoding uncharacterized protein LOC108226484, whose translation MSDSTSEEIYSSPTPAILIKIFSKRRTWVILFITVYSLLLFSSWNILKSVLSWYESTVSSSSNSYGWPAIYASVALGVIFGLLSMVAALAVAVPATLVTWITVLVMLTFFGKPRKVLVGEGKKLTAEIGGFVGKVLIKEGNVVAAVCAVLGYFVLVRKKNRDDDN comes from the coding sequence ATGTCAGACTCTACATCAGAAGAAATATATTCATCTCCAACCCCAGCTatacttataaaaatatttagtaaAAGAAGAACATgggtgattttatttattactgTCTACTCTTTATTACTGTTTTCATCTTGGAATATCTTGAAATCTGTGCTTTCATGGTACGAGTCGACCGTGTCGAGTTCATCTAACTCGTACGGGTGGCCGGCGATTTATGCGTCGGTGGCGTTAGGTGTGATATTTGGGTTGCTTTCGATGGTTGCTGCGTTGGCTGTGGCAGTTCCGGCAACTTTGGTGACGTGGATCACGGTGCTTGTGATGTTGACTTTTTTTGGGAAGCCGAGAAAAGTGTTGGTGGGGGAAGGCAAGAAATTGACGGCTGAGATTGGTGGGTTTGTGGGCAAGGTTTTGATCAAGGAAGGAAATGTTGTGGCCGCTGTCTGTGCTGTTTTGGGCTACTTTGTTCTTGTTAGGAAGAAAAACAGAGATGATGATAATTGA
- the LOC108227498 gene encoding mannan endo-1,4-beta-mannosidase 2 isoform X1, with protein sequence MVAGNNLFFPVIVLASCVAILFIAFGGLWSEHTQKKVSFVKRNGTHFIVDGGVFYVNGWNSYWLMDHAVNDHGKHTIKAMLQAGAKMGLTVCRTWAFNDGDYNALQISPGQFDEKVFRALDYVIAEARRQGVRLLLALVNNLEAYGGKTQYVKWAWEEGLGLTSSNDSFFYDPSIRRYFKDYIKTVLTRKNTITGVEYRDDPTIFGWELINEPRCATDASGNTLQDWIEEMSTFLKTIDSKHLLTVGLEGFYGPKSPKRFTENPELWASELGTDFIRNSMIPTIDFASVHIYPDHWTPLKDLEYKLNFVSTWMQSHIEDGEKELMKPIMFTEFGLSSENQGFNPAQRDRFYKIVFDIIYNSAKNKGPGAGSFPWQFLVRGTEEYNDEFGIVPWEIPSTYKLITKQSCGVARTRGVMLWQTEHLKQLCSH encoded by the exons ATGGTAGCAGGAAATAACCTCTTCTTCCCAGTAATTGTGTTAGCTTCATGCGTTGCTATTCTATTTATAGCCTTTGGTGGCTTGTGGTCTGAGCATACCCAGAAGAAGGTGAGTTTTGTGAAAAGAAATGGGACCCATTTCATTGTAGACGGTGGAGTTTTCTATGTTAATGGCTGGAATTCATACTGGTTGATGGACCATGCTGTAAATGATCACGGCAAACATACAATCAAAGCGATGCTGCAAGCAGGTGCGAAGATGGGTCTGACTGTTTGTCGAACTTGGGCTTTTAATGATGGTGATTACAATGCACTCCAGATTTCCCCTGGTCAATTTGATGAGAAAGTATTTAGG GCACTGGACTATGTCATAGCGGAAGCCAGGCGACAAGGAGTCAGGCTGCTGCTTGCTTTAGTCAATAATTTGGAAGCTTATGGCGGTAAAACTCAATATGTCAAGTGGGCATGGGAAGAGGGCCTTGGTTTGACATCTTCAAATGATTCATTTTTCTATGATCCTTCCATCCGTCGCTATTTCAAGGACTATATAAAG ACAGTTTTGACAAGGAAGAACACTATCACAGGAGTTGAGTACAGAGATGATCCCACCATTTTTGGTTGGGAATTGATCAATGAGCCCCGATGCGCGACTGATGCTTCAGGCAACACCCTCCAA GACTGGATAGAAGAGATGTCGACCTTCCTAAAAACAATTGACAGTAAGCACCTACTCACTGTGGGTCTTGAAGGATTCTATGGTCCTAAAAGTCCAAAAAGATTTACTGAAAATCCAGAGTTATGGGCATCAGAACTTGGAACTGATTTTATTCGGAACTCCATGATCCCTACCATCGACTTTGCTTCTGTTCATATATACCCCGACCACTG GACTCCTTTGAAAGATCTCGAGTACAAACTAAATTTTGTCTCAACATGGATGCAGTCCCACATTGAAGATGGTGAGAAAGAGCTCATGAAACCTATCATGTTTACTGAATTCGGATTGTCCAGTGAGAACCAGGGTTTTAACCCAGCTCAGCGGGATAGGTTCTACAAAATTGTTTTCGACATTATATACAACTCTGCAAAGAACAAAGGACCTGGAGCAGGATCCTTTCCGTGGCAATTCCTTGTCAGAGGAACGGAAGAGTACAATGATGAATTTGGAATAGTTCCCTGGGAGATTCCATCCACATATAAGCTAATAACTAAACAATCTTGTGGAGTAGCACGGACACGAGGAGTTATGCTTTGGCAGACAGAACACTTGAAACAGTTGTGTTCGCATTGA
- the LOC108227498 gene encoding mannan endo-1,4-beta-mannosidase 2 isoform X2, which translates to MDHAVNDHGKHTIKAMLQAGAKMGLTVCRTWAFNDGDYNALQISPGQFDEKVFRALDYVIAEARRQGVRLLLALVNNLEAYGGKTQYVKWAWEEGLGLTSSNDSFFYDPSIRRYFKDYIKTVLTRKNTITGVEYRDDPTIFGWELINEPRCATDASGNTLQDWIEEMSTFLKTIDSKHLLTVGLEGFYGPKSPKRFTENPELWASELGTDFIRNSMIPTIDFASVHIYPDHWTPLKDLEYKLNFVSTWMQSHIEDGEKELMKPIMFTEFGLSSENQGFNPAQRDRFYKIVFDIIYNSAKNKGPGAGSFPWQFLVRGTEEYNDEFGIVPWEIPSTYKLITKQSCGVARTRGVMLWQTEHLKQLCSH; encoded by the exons ATGGACCATGCTGTAAATGATCACGGCAAACATACAATCAAAGCGATGCTGCAAGCAGGTGCGAAGATGGGTCTGACTGTTTGTCGAACTTGGGCTTTTAATGATGGTGATTACAATGCACTCCAGATTTCCCCTGGTCAATTTGATGAGAAAGTATTTAGG GCACTGGACTATGTCATAGCGGAAGCCAGGCGACAAGGAGTCAGGCTGCTGCTTGCTTTAGTCAATAATTTGGAAGCTTATGGCGGTAAAACTCAATATGTCAAGTGGGCATGGGAAGAGGGCCTTGGTTTGACATCTTCAAATGATTCATTTTTCTATGATCCTTCCATCCGTCGCTATTTCAAGGACTATATAAAG ACAGTTTTGACAAGGAAGAACACTATCACAGGAGTTGAGTACAGAGATGATCCCACCATTTTTGGTTGGGAATTGATCAATGAGCCCCGATGCGCGACTGATGCTTCAGGCAACACCCTCCAA GACTGGATAGAAGAGATGTCGACCTTCCTAAAAACAATTGACAGTAAGCACCTACTCACTGTGGGTCTTGAAGGATTCTATGGTCCTAAAAGTCCAAAAAGATTTACTGAAAATCCAGAGTTATGGGCATCAGAACTTGGAACTGATTTTATTCGGAACTCCATGATCCCTACCATCGACTTTGCTTCTGTTCATATATACCCCGACCACTG GACTCCTTTGAAAGATCTCGAGTACAAACTAAATTTTGTCTCAACATGGATGCAGTCCCACATTGAAGATGGTGAGAAAGAGCTCATGAAACCTATCATGTTTACTGAATTCGGATTGTCCAGTGAGAACCAGGGTTTTAACCCAGCTCAGCGGGATAGGTTCTACAAAATTGTTTTCGACATTATATACAACTCTGCAAAGAACAAAGGACCTGGAGCAGGATCCTTTCCGTGGCAATTCCTTGTCAGAGGAACGGAAGAGTACAATGATGAATTTGGAATAGTTCCCTGGGAGATTCCATCCACATATAAGCTAATAACTAAACAATCTTGTGGAGTAGCACGGACACGAGGAGTTATGCTTTGGCAGACAGAACACTTGAAACAGTTGTGTTCGCATTGA
- the LOC108227497 gene encoding two pore calcium channel protein 1A: MDIGLLTEGSSNGGSGGVKTTTTSSSSSQNNNNQRAQPPKYGRRSNVIAYGSSYQKAAALVDLAEDGVGIPEEVLDQPNFENSAKLYFLFIQFDVLWTLNYFALLVLNFFEKPMWCTQDAAISCHNRDYYFLGQLPYLTAAGSLIYEGVTLLILMAHMFFPISYEGLNLYWRSRLNKMKVIFLLALVVDVLLYALFLSPVGIYYLPFRIAPYIRVIFLILNIRDLRDSIVVLAGMIVTYLNVLALGLLYLLFSSWLAYVMFEDTEQGKKVFTSFGATTYQMFVLFTTSNNPDVWIPAYKVSRWYSLFFVLYELLGVYFVTNLILAVVYDSFKDQLAKQIGEKDRMRKRILKKAFNLIDENAYGSLNIDQCIHLFEELNRYRTLPDISREDFELIFAELDDSHDFKINLDEFYDLCNAIALRFQKEDSLSWLEKFPTFYNSPLSRKLKAFVRSKTFGYVVEFILVLNIVTVIIETTLDVQDNSGQKFWQNLEFAFGWLYVLEMALKVYAYGFENYWRDGQNRFDFIITWVIVVGETATFVSPEGLTFLSNGEWIRYLLIARMLRLIRLLMHVRRYRAFVATFLTLIPSLMPYLGTIFCVLCFYCSLGVQFFGGIVNAGNPYAYETDLADSDYLLFNFNDFQSGMLTLYNLLVQNNWQIWIESYTELASTGWTYAYFVSFYVITVLLLLNLVVAFVLEAFFAEMELEDSEKREGVDKESGKKNRRRNVGTKTRSQRVDILLHHMLGPELDHGS; the protein is encoded by the exons ATGGATATAGGTTTACTCACAGAAGGAAGTAGCAATGGAGGCAGTGGCGGAGTTAAAACAACCACCACCTCTTCGTCGTCGTCTCAGAATAATAACAATCAGCGGGCGCAACCACCTAAGTACGGTCGGAGGTCTAACGTTATAGCTTATGGTTCTTCTTACCAGAAGGCTGCTGCTCTTGTTGATCTC GCTGAAGATGGTGTTGGTATACCAGAGGAAGTTCTCGATCAGCCTAACTTTGAAAATTCTGCCAAGCTCTACTTTCTCTTCATTCAATTTGATGTCTTGTGGACCCTTAATTACTTTGCTTTGTTAGTTCTTAACTTCTTCGAG AAACCAATGTGGTGCACCCAGGATGCTGCAATTTCTTGCCATAATAGAGACTACTACTTTCTTGGGCAGCTCCCATACTTAACTGCTGCCGGGTCTCTTATCTATGAG GGAGTAACACTTCTAATTCTCATGGCACATATGTTCTTTCCGATTTCATATGAAGGTTTGAACTTATACTGGAGAAGTCGGCTCAACAAAATGAAG GTCATTTTCCTGTTAGCTCTGGTTGTTGATGTTTTACTCTATGCACTTTTTCTGTCTCCGGTGGGCATATATTATCTCCCATTCCGGATTGCTCCTTACATCCGGGTGATTTTTCTTATCTTGAACATCAG GGATTTACGTGACAGCATAGTCGTCTTGGCTGGAATGATTGTAACATATCTAAATGTCTTG GCTTTAGGACTTCTATATCTTTTGTTCTCCAGTTGGTTGGCATATGTCATGTTTGAAGATACTGAACAGGGGAAGAAAGTGTTTACTTCATTTGGTGCAACAACATATCAGATGTTTGTTTTATTTACCACGTCCAATAATCCAGATGTCTGGATTCCTGCATACAAAGTGTCGCGTTGGTATAGCCTGTTCTTTGTTCTCTATGAGCTTCTGGGTGTTTACTTTGTCACCAACTTGATCCTTGCTGTTGTATATGATAGCTTTAAGGATCAGCTAGCTAAACAGATTGGCGAGAAGGATCGTATGAGAAAAAGAATATTAAAGAAAGCATTTAATCTTATAGATGAAAATGCTTATGGTTCTCTTAATATAGATCAATGCATCCACTTGTTTGAGGAACTCAATAGATACAGGACATTGCCTGATATATCAAGAGAAGATTTCGAGTTAATTTTTGCAGAGTTGGATGACAGTCATGACTTCAAGattaatttggatgagttttaTGATCTTTGCAATGCTATAGCATTACGATTTCAGAAAGAGGATTCACTTTCTTGGTTAGAGAAATTCCCAACATTCTACAATTCACCATTATCTCGAAAGTTGAAAGCCTTTGTtcgaagcaaaacttttggatATGTCGTAGAATTCATTCTCGTCTTGAATATTGTTACCGTTATTATTGAAACAACCCTTGATGTACAAGACAATTCTGGGCAAAAGTTTTGGCAGAACCTGGAGTTTGCGTTTGGATGGTTATATGTACTGGAAATGGCACTGAAAGTTTATGCATATGGGTTTGAAAATTATTGGAGAGATGGTCAGAAtcgttttgattttattatcacCTGGGTTATAGTTGTCGGAGAAACAGCAACTTTTGTCTCTCCTGAAGGACTAACATTCCTTTCTAATGGAGAATGGATTCGCTATCTTTTGATTGCAAGAATGTTGCGCTTAATAAGGTTATTAATGCATGTACGTCGTTACCGAGCCTTTGTTGCGACATTTCTTACTCTCATACCAAGCTTGATGCCATACCTAGGTACCATATTTTGCGTCTTGTGTTTTTATTGCTCTCTGGGGGTACAGTTCTTTGGTGGGATAGTAAATGCTGGAAACCCCTATGCATATGAAACAGATCTTGCAGATAGCGACTATctcctttttaattttaatgactTTCAAAGTGGAATGTTGACCttgtataatttattagttCAGAATAACTGGCAAATATGGATCGAGAGCTACACTGAGCTAGCAAGCACAGGTTGGACTTACGCATACTTTGTCAGCTTCTATGTGATAACAGTTCTACTGCTCTTGAATTTGGTTGTAGCATTTGTGTTGGAGGCATTCTTTGCTGAAATGGAACTCGAAGATTCAGAGAAGCGTGAAGGCGTGGACAAGGAAAGTGGAAAGAAGAATCGGCGCCGTAACGTTGGCACGAAAACAAGAAGTCAGAGAGTTGATATCCTGTTGCATCACATGTTGGGTCCAGAGCTTGATCATGGTTCATGA
- the LOC108193000 gene encoding zinc finger A20 and AN1 domain-containing stress-associated protein 8-like translates to MEHNETGCQAPREGPILCINNCGFFGSAATMNMCSKCHKDMIFKQEQAKLAATSIENFVNGSSSSCEKDSVAADTIHMQIDLPGAKVISVPSPNVSSGSGESDERNAKEGPRRCSTCKKRVGLTGFKCRCGNLYCGSHRYSDKHECSFDYQTAAREAIAKANPVVKAEKLDKI, encoded by the coding sequence ATGGAGCACAATGAAACAGGATGCCAGGCCCCTCGCGAAGGACCTATTTTGTGCATTAATAATTGTGGCTTCTTTGGAAGTGCAGCAACCATGAATATGTGCTCCAAGTGCCACAAGGACATGATTTTTAAACAAGAGCAAGCTAAGCTTGCTGCAACATCCATTGAAAACTTTGTTAATGGATCATCAAGTAGCTGTGAGAAAGACTCTGTTGCTGCAGACACCATTCATATGCAAATTGATTTACCTGGGGCAAAGGTCATCTCGGTGCCATCACCAAATGTTTCATCAGGCTCCGGTGAGAGTGACGAGAGAAATGCGAAAGAAGGCCCTCGTCGCTGCAGTACTTGCAAAAAACGAGTTGGATTAACTGGATTTAAATGTCGTTGTGGTAACCTTTACTGTGGATCACACCGCTATTCGGACAAACATGAGTGCTCCTTTGATTATCAGACTGCTGCACGTGAGGCAATAGCCAAGGCTAATCCTGTTGTTAAGGCGGAAAAGCTTGATAAAATTTGA